A segment of the Niveibacterium umoris genome:
GAACTCAAACTCGAAGCGCTAACAATGCTTGCTGCTTCCGATTTCCGCACCGGGGCTGCCTGTTTGAATCCCCAAGACGGGATTTCAAACGTGGGCGCAAATACCCCTGGGCCACACGCACGAAATCGGGTGGGCTGAACGTTTGGCACCTGTTCAGCCCTGAGCGTCCCTTCGACGCACGAAGCGCCCCATGACAACCAACACGCCCTGATCCCGGCGTGAAAACGAATCAGAAAGACCGGAGTTCCCGATGCGTACCTGTTATAGCGGCCAAGTGAGTGCCGCCCACCTTGACCAGATTGTCACCCTCACCGGCTGGGCCCATCGTCGTCGCGACCACGGCGGCGTGATCTTCATCGACCTGCGTGACCGCGAAGGCCTCGTGCAGGTCGTCTGCGACCCTGACCGTGCAGACACCTTCAAGATCGCCGAATCCGTGCGCAACGAGTTCTGCCTGAAGGTCGTCGGCAAGGTCCGTCGCCGACCGGAAGGCACCACCAACGCCAACCTCGTCTCCGGCGAGGTCGAGGTGCTGTGCCATGAGCTGGAAGTGCTCAACCCGTCGGTCACGCCCCCGTTCCAGTTGGACGACGACAACCTCTCTGAAACCGTGCGTCTGACGCACCGCGTGATGGATCTGCGCCGCCCGTACATGCAGAAGATCATGCAACTGCGCTACCGCACTGCACGAGCCTTCCGCCGCTTCCTCGACGATCAGGGCTTCATCGACATCGAAACGCCGATGCTCACCAAGAGCACGCCGGAAGGCGCACGCGACTACCTGGTGCCGAGCCGTGTCCACGACGGCCAGTTCTTCGCGCTGCCGCAATCGCCCCAGCTCTTCAAACAGATGCTGATGGTCGCGGGTTTCGACCGTTACTACCAGCTGACCAAGTGCTTCCGCGATGAGGACCTGCGCGCCGACCGCCAGCCGGAATTCACGCAGGTTGATATCGAAACCTCCTTCCTGACCGAGACCGAGATCACGGCGATCATGGAAGAGATGTTCCGCACCGTGTTCAAGGAAGCGGCCGGCATCGAACTACCGAACCCCTTCCCGCGCATCAGCTACGCCGAAGCAATGGCGAAGTACGGCTCCGACAAGCCCGATCTGCGCGTCACGCTGGAACTGGTGGATGTCGCCGACGCGCTGCAGGATGTCGCATTCAAGGTCTTCGCCCACGCCGCTGCCGACCCCACCTGCCGCGTCACTGCGCTGCGCATCCCCGGCGGCGCGGCACTGTCGCGCGGCGAGATCGATGGCTACACCGAGTTCGTCAAGATCTACGGCGCCAAGGGCCTTGCCTACATCAAGGTCAACGATGTCACGCAACCGAACGAGACCGGCCTGCAGAGCCCGATCGTCAAGAACATCCACGAGCAAGCGCTGCGCACGATTCTTGAGCGCACCGGCGCGCAGTCGGGCGACCTGATCTTCTTCGGTGCCGACAAGGCAAAGATCGTGTCGGACGCTCTGGGTGCGCTGCGCATCAAGATCGGCCACGAGAAGGGCCATGTCGATGGCCGCGCATGGGCCCCTGCGTGGGTCGTTGACTTCCCAATGTTCGAGTACGACGAAGACGAGAAGCGCTGGAACGCCTGCCACCACCCCTTCACATCGCCGAAGGACGAGCATGTCGACCTGCTCGCCACCGACCCCGGCAAGTGCCTCGCCAAGGCCTACGATCTGGCGCTGAACGGCTACGAAGTAGGCGGCGGCTCCGTGCGTATCCACCGTGAAGACGTGCAGTCCAAGGTCTTCTCGGCGATCGGCCTGACCAAGGAAGAAGCCGAGTTGAAGTTTGGCTTCCTGCTTGACGCGCTGCGCTACGGCGCGCCGCCCCACGGCGGCCTCGCGTTTGGCCTCGACCGCGTCGTGATGCTGCTCGCGGGCACCGATTCGATCCGCGACGTGATTGCGTTCCCGAAGACCCAGCGCGCGCAATGCCTGCTCACCCAGGCCCCGAGTCCGGTCGACGAGAAGCAGTTGCGCGAGCTTCATATCCGCCTGCGTAACGTCCAGCCGGCCACCTGACGGACATTCCGCCGATCGCGCAAGGCCCCAAAACGGCC
Coding sequences within it:
- the aspS gene encoding aspartate--tRNA ligase, with product MRTCYSGQVSAAHLDQIVTLTGWAHRRRDHGGVIFIDLRDREGLVQVVCDPDRADTFKIAESVRNEFCLKVVGKVRRRPEGTTNANLVSGEVEVLCHELEVLNPSVTPPFQLDDDNLSETVRLTHRVMDLRRPYMQKIMQLRYRTARAFRRFLDDQGFIDIETPMLTKSTPEGARDYLVPSRVHDGQFFALPQSPQLFKQMLMVAGFDRYYQLTKCFRDEDLRADRQPEFTQVDIETSFLTETEITAIMEEMFRTVFKEAAGIELPNPFPRISYAEAMAKYGSDKPDLRVTLELVDVADALQDVAFKVFAHAAADPTCRVTALRIPGGAALSRGEIDGYTEFVKIYGAKGLAYIKVNDVTQPNETGLQSPIVKNIHEQALRTILERTGAQSGDLIFFGADKAKIVSDALGALRIKIGHEKGHVDGRAWAPAWVVDFPMFEYDEDEKRWNACHHPFTSPKDEHVDLLATDPGKCLAKAYDLALNGYEVGGGSVRIHREDVQSKVFSAIGLTKEEAELKFGFLLDALRYGAPPHGGLAFGLDRVVMLLAGTDSIRDVIAFPKTQRAQCLLTQAPSPVDEKQLRELHIRLRNVQPAT